TTTGTGATTGCACCccatatttttcattaatttgatGATATACTGTTCTCTTGTTGCTGTACAGCCAAGAAAACCTTTGCAGTAAGCATCTCTGATGTGTCCtgatttttcaaattatgtccccaaaggaaaactttttcagcatctgtatTATCTGATAAGATAAAGTTATCactttcagtctgttcatctcacttcaattCATTTTATTGCAGCGAATTGCATGTagtgctctgaaaaaaaaaaagattttatttagtttaatttgtgtaatgttctacaattaaaaaattattacttAGGGTCCGTGTATCTATATAATACTGCCAAGCAAAAATATCGCAATACTATGCCATAACAGTTTTTCCCCCACCCCTAATATTACCCAACTTTAAACATGACATAAAATTTGTTTGATGCTTTTAGGACCTGTAAGCTGAGCAACAGTAACTTCTCCATGGCTTCAGTGGACATCCTCTACATTGACATCACACGTCGCTGGTCAGGAACGATGCCTGATTCTAGAGAAGCAGGTAACACACGCATgcgcgtgcgcgcgcacacacacacacacacacacacacacacacacacacacacacacacacagacacaagaaCATGCAAAAACAAGCCCCACAGAGAAACAACATGCAGAGGACAGAAAACTAGGTATCCTTGAGACTCGCAGCAAATAATGTGCTTGGAGATAATAGCTTGTCATTCTTTGTCAGATTCCCTCTGACACTGCGCTACCGTAATTGAAATGAGCTGAGATCACAATGTGACAGCGAAGAGACTATCCGACATGAATTATTCAGACATTGCACCTTGCGAGGAATGTTTGCGAGGCGAAGCGGATGGATGGAGATCACATGGCCCAGGATGGAAGGGTCTGTACAGAGGAGATTGTGAGCTGAATTTAGAATGAGCTCATACGTATTCAGGAAACTGAAGTGTCAGGGTATGTTATTTCTGCGTGTGCGCTTTGGAGGATTTGTGGGGAACCAAGCGGTGGCATAAAACCCTtattaacaaattatttttcatgtttgttttaaatattcagcaaAGGTCTTTAACAGACACATGTaggaatttattaaaaatcttGCCCGTACAAGACTCTCCTGGTGATCTTGAACAATGTTGAGTATTCCATAGAAAATGACCTACCAGCTCTCACTACTGTAGGTCCATGGTATCTTGATTTTTTGTCAGTTCAGCTTTTTGCACAGTTCCTGTTCTAGGTCaaggctgcaataaaaatattaccTATGGGTGAAAATTCAGATCATGCTCTTGTTTTCTGAtcagtttcttattttttatttattctgtgacCTTCAGTCACTCTGCCCTTggcaagatttaaaaaaaaaaaaagattacatgataaagtgatgacaacATTCCCTCTcatcatttttatctttctaaAGCAGCAGTAGCTTGGTGGCGTATTGAACTGTTTATATCGCTTAATCGCTTAATATCGCTGTGTCTCCATATACAAGTACAGCCTTGGTTACATTTATCTGATTGACTGAAGTTGGCTAAATGGCTAATGGTTGATAGAAATAgggaagagaaggtggaaggtggtcTATTGCACACAAAGTTTCTGTAAGTTAATAGTAACTTGGAACTCTACACTGCCCTGCAAAGGCAAAATGCAGTAAATACCCTAACACTCttattaaatcaatcaatcagttttttttttacaccagcCAGCCAAACGTGTTATGTTGTGGTTTAGTTGTATTACATTTATGTAATGCCCTCTTAGGAAGGAATTGTTTATAGATTAAAAACCATGACCACTGATGTGACCTTTGACTGCAGAAATGCAGGTAATGTACTTTGCTGCCTTTGGATAGCcttaaacaatgaaaatactATTGCAAAGGCAAAGAGCAGTATCTACAAACAGAATGTGTTCATCTAACTTTCTTGTTGTGTTTCTAACTACAGtctgattgtttttaatatttttatttgcaagGAGTGAATATTGAAATTGCTCAATAGTCAACCTCTTCTCCTCTTCACTTGCTTCTGCTGGTGTATTTTTGAGTAGTTTCCTCATgtactgcaaaaaaatcatgatagatgaatgtgattttcttttaatatttagcCTAATTAACCTATTATTTTCGAATATTTAAATAGGTGCTATGTGCTGTTTGCTTCCATATAGCTTTAGTTAAACCCCATTGAAACACTCTACCtatttgtgaaaaaagaaaaaaaaaaaaaaaaacgattggGAAGATGGACTCTGGCAATTAAAAAGCAGATCATTATTCTTGACCtattaaaaatgacagattaaAATGCCCTATTTTGGTAAATGTCCTGATTATTTAACTGAAAGCTATAATCATACACACAGttgtatccatgttttcattaaGTTATCGCATGTAAGACTGACTTGGTATGACACTGACCTAAATATGAGTATCAATAAAGCTAACGCAATATTTTATCCTAATCATGTGATCTAATGTGGTCTTCAAGCTGAGGATAGTAAAAAGGTGGGTTTGACAGCTATTCTAAAACGGCTCCTCCTGTTGCTGCCGGCTGTGCTCGTCCATTTCCCTGATGAGGCGTACCTAACTTTAGCTACCTTTAGCTTGCCTATAAAGTTACCGGAGCCAGCTAACTTTTGAAGGATTGACCTTTTTCACTACAAATGGATAAGCTGCCTGAAATGTGAAGAGATGTCTGAATCAAGAAACATCATTGTGATTATAAGTCGGATTGTCAAAATGTTGTGGTGGATATTGCCCTCAAGGGAGCAGGTAGGCTAAAATGTCTGTCTATAATTTACTAGCAGCCAGCTAGCCAGTAACTTAGTAAGCTTACTGATTTTAAAGCTGTCAGTTTCCAGGCTGggtgttcatgtttttctttctaactTACCCTTCTCTGGATATTTGCATTTTAGTGTGAGGTTGTTTTGCTGCAGGATTGTGCCATATTGTTTTGTTGACCAGTAGGTTGTcttgatgtttctgttttagGGAGTGTTAATGAGCGAGACAAAGGGATTAGAATGCCCTTTGGGATAAGGCCACTAAGGCAGTCTGTTGAACCTGCTGtgtcaaagcaaaaacaaagccAGAACGCAGTTACATCAGTTATTGCAGTTTGCCTCGGTATTAGCGTTGATTTTCCCTGAAACTGGACAAAATTGAACCAGGAGTCTGTCACCAGACAGAACAGACGTCACAGAGCCTATTTCGAGTCTTAACTCAATTTTGACCAAATGTGTAGTTACTGCACTTTGCCGTTGTAGGGCAGCACAGGTCCAACTCCTTCACTGGATGCAAAGCGAGAGCTTTATCACAATTGGCAGCCGCAGATGTGCAATTTGTCTCACGTGGGCCTTTTCCTGACCAGGGGCCATTGACTATACTGATAACAATGGCCTCTTTTAGTGTTCATTTTaatgatggaaaaacaaaacaaaaatccaagcCTTTGAATACTGACTTGGACATtgattaccatggcaacagttGAAGCCTCAGCCCTAGCCTTCTAATGgagagttagatgaaaagattgatGCCACTCTCATGTTTGTCTGCAAAGTGTAAGGTGATGGCAAACAaccagttagcttagcacaTACAGTAGAAACAGGAGAAAAGGTTTGCTGGTCTCTGTCCAAAcgtaagaaaatgtttttctgaggCCTCACTTCAGCCACTTTCTGTTTTGCAGGCATGGGACTACAAGCATTTGTGGAAGCTTTTTTCTACCTGGCAGGTCGCAGGTTCAAATCCCTGTCGCTGAGGGAGCAAGTAGTGTCATTGCTGGAGCTGTGCGAGGCTCAGCTCGAGTCCCAGTCAGGCATGGAAGAGAGACGCTCAGTGAGCTGCAGCAGGGCGATGCCACGAGCCATCAAGACTCAGACGCTGGGCTTGGCCAACCCTCAGCTCAACTCTCCGGCTCCCCTACGAAGAGCATCCAGCCAGGACCACCGTCTGCATCAGAGACTCAAGCCTCGCACACTCAGGGCCAACGTGGAGAACTGACGACAGAGGGCTCCAACCAGGCATCCAACTCCAAAAACACTGCCTTTAGCCTTCTCCACAGGAGCAGGGGAATTAGGTGTCACTCTCTTTTCTGCGGCTCCCGTACGGGGAGGGGGGGTGATGGGAGCTGAGAGAAGGACTTGCTTGACCCCTGCTGGCAAACTTTCAGGAGAACTGTTCTCAGCCTGATTGCTTTTTCCTCAGAAGAGGAGGATGTCCGCAGGGGGGTTCGGGGAAGAAATAGAACACGGAATATGAGAAGTGCATTTCTTCCTCCCCTCCTGGTGTGGTCATATGAACAGTGTGGTCCCGTCAGAAGAAGACATGGCTGCTTTTAATATATGTACTGATTCTACAGGGCAGCTATTTGCTTCCCTTCAACTTTTTGTGACAACAGCTACACTGAAACTTTTCAGGGATAACATTAGATGCTTTGGCCTCACATTCAATGCAGTTACACAGAAATAAGCGAGTGTAAGGGAGTGTCCTTGGTGTGTATTATATTCTTGAATTTGCACAACTATTAAAT
This window of the Plectropomus leopardus isolate mb unplaced genomic scaffold, YSFRI_Pleo_2.0 unplaced_scaffold9570, whole genome shotgun sequence genome carries:
- the LOC121940850 gene encoding tubulin polyglutamylase TTLL11-like, whose amino-acid sequence is MPDSREAGMGLQAFVEAFFYLAGRRFKSLSLREQVVSLLELCEAQLESQSGMEERRSVSCSRAMPRAIKTQTLGLANPQLNSPAPLRRASSQDHRLHQRLKPRTLRANVEN